One Clostridiales bacterium genomic window carries:
- a CDS encoding DNA starvation/stationary phase protection protein, with amino-acid sequence MDNVKKALNKQVANFAVLYIKLHNYHWFVKGNLFYTLHEKFEELYDEVTGYFDEVAERLLMIGGRPAATMKEYLSLASIQEASGNESTEEMVQAIVKDFETVNAELAEGIKAAAEAADEATVDLFVTISKDLQKNIWMLKTLLD; translated from the coding sequence ATGGATAATGTAAAAAAGGCGCTTAACAAACAAGTCGCGAATTTTGCAGTTCTTTATATAAAGCTGCACAACTACCATTGGTTTGTTAAAGGGAATTTGTTTTATACCTTGCACGAAAAATTTGAAGAGCTTTATGACGAGGTAACGGGATATTTTGACGAAGTTGCGGAAAGATTGCTAATGATAGGCGGTCGTCCCGCGGCCACTATGAAAGAATATTTGTCTTTGGCTTCAATCCAAGAAGCTAGCGGCAACGAATCCACCGAAGAAATGGTCCAAGCTATAGTAAAAGATTTTGAAACCGTTAATGCCGAGCTAGCAGAAGGCATAAAGGCGGCGGCCGAGGCTGCGGATGAAGCAACGGTTGATTTATTTGTGACTATTTCCAAAGACCTTCAAAAAAATATTTGGATGCTAAAAACTCTTTTAGACTAA
- the murA gene encoding UDP-N-acetylglucosamine 1-carboxyvinyltransferase, giving the protein MDKNKEKLVIVGGNRLEGEIAVCTSKNAVLPILAASILNSGNTILHNVSPITDVFNMLNILSTLGCSYRWDDNNDLYINCSKAHSWEIPPDLAREIRSSIFMLGSILSRFRAAKVSYPGGCDIGIRPIDLHLKGLRDLNVKIKEEHGFIICDGTNMKGGNIHLDYPSVGATENLMMAAVLTEGVTEIRNAAKEPEITDLQNFINAMGGKISGAGTSTITIQGVETLSDCEYWPMPDRIIAGTYLIACAICGGKIRVTNCQSEYLYALIAKLRESGCEFNLMPDYIDIECNSRPMTAQIIETLPYPGFPTDLQAPMTALQTISEGTCMIIENMFETRFKHCPELIKMGANITVRDRMAIVRGVESLQGAEVTAMDLRGGAALVLAGLAAKGTTIVNNISHIDRGYYLIEEQFKKLGGQIERIA; this is encoded by the coding sequence ATGGATAAAAATAAGGAAAAACTGGTTATCGTAGGCGGTAACCGTTTAGAAGGCGAAATCGCTGTTTGCACATCCAAAAACGCAGTGCTGCCTATCCTGGCGGCAAGCATATTAAATAGCGGCAATACCATTTTACATAATGTAAGCCCTATTACCGATGTTTTTAATATGCTGAACATATTGTCTACATTGGGATGTTCTTACCGCTGGGACGATAACAACGATCTTTACATAAACTGTTCAAAAGCTCATAGCTGGGAAATCCCGCCCGACCTTGCAAGAGAAATCCGTTCTTCTATTTTTATGCTGGGCTCAATATTAAGCAGGTTTAGGGCGGCCAAAGTGTCGTATCCGGGCGGGTGCGACATCGGGATAAGGCCCATAGATTTGCACTTAAAGGGGTTAAGGGACCTTAATGTAAAAATCAAAGAAGAACACGGCTTTATAATTTGCGACGGTACGAATATGAAAGGCGGCAATATTCATCTTGATTATCCCAGCGTAGGGGCGACCGAAAATCTTATGATGGCGGCTGTTTTGACCGAGGGCGTAACCGAGATAAGAAACGCCGCAAAAGAACCTGAAATCACGGACTTGCAAAATTTTATCAATGCGATGGGCGGCAAAATATCGGGCGCGGGCACAAGCACTATAACCATACAAGGCGTGGAAACGCTTTCCGATTGCGAATATTGGCCTATGCCTGATCGTATAATAGCTGGGACATATTTGATTGCCTGCGCGATTTGCGGGGGCAAAATAAGAGTTACTAACTGCCAAAGCGAATACTTATACGCATTAATAGCCAAGCTGCGCGAGAGCGGTTGCGAGTTTAACTTAATGCCTGACTATATTGACATTGAATGCAACTCAAGGCCGATGACCGCGCAAATTATAGAAACGCTGCCGTATCCGGGGTTTCCTACCGATTTGCAAGCGCCTATGACAGCGCTTCAAACAATATCCGAGGGGACTTGCATGATTATAGAGAATATGTTTGAGACCAGGTTTAAGCACTGTCCCGAATTAATCAAAATGGGCGCCAATATTACCGTAAGGGACCGCATGGCGATAGTAAGGGGCGTGGAAAGCCTGCAGGGCGCCGAGGTTACGGCTATGGACTTGCGTGGCGGCGCGGCTTTGGTTTTGGCTGGGTTGGCGGCAAAAGGCACCACAATAGTCAATAATATAAGCCATATTGACAGAGGGTATTACCTTATTGAAGAACAGTTCAAAAAATTGGGCGGCCAAATAGAAAGGATCGCCTAA
- the lon gene encoding endopeptidase La — protein MPRILKMIALRGLVVFPYMSVSFDIARDKSLYALNKALENDEQIFLVTQKHASQNDPAPKDIYRIGTICRIKQVLKMPGDTLRVLAEGVERAEIESYQSIKPYFEVALKEMPEDASDPLLVEAMKRIVKENFEEYCRYDTKIVTDNFASINIETEPEKFVYAIGQYIYPKESDRQKLLAINNLDKKLQMISESLVQEIEILKIKKKIDNRVRKQMDKNQREYYLREQARAIHEELGDGDEDLMDYVKKAKELKLPQEAQEKIEKEVKRLQKMSPTSPEAGVSRSYIEWILDLPWTKTTQDNLDLKRAREILDEDHFGLQKVKDRILEYLAVLHLTKTLKGPILCFVGPPGVGKTSIVKSIARAIGRNFVSMSLGGVKDEAEIRGHRRTYIGAIPGRIIYHIKQAGTINPVFLFDEIDKMSSDFRGDPASAMLEVLDPEQNFQFRDHYLEIPYDLSKVMFITTANTTEGIHPALIDRMEIIHLSGYTEEEKFEIAQKFLLPKQIKNHGLGNIKIEIEPDAIYQIINNYTSESGVRGLERNIAEICRKIALEIVEQNKKQDQFKITAQNLFDYLGVPKYRDNEILKEDEIGASTGLAWTAVGGKTLTVEVTLIEGGKGDIILTGNLGDVMKESCQTAISLIKARAKEWNIDVSAFKKTDIHVHVPEGATPKDGPSAGITIATAILSAFTKRAVSKDIAMTGELTLRGKVLPIGGLKEKMLAAKRMGIKKVIIPKDNEKDLADIPQSIKEQIEIIMVDDVSSVFQNAIV, from the coding sequence ATGCCGCGCATTTTAAAGATGATAGCTTTGCGAGGGCTGGTGGTTTTCCCGTATATGAGCGTGAGCTTTGACATAGCGCGGGATAAATCCCTTTACGCCCTCAATAAAGCGCTTGAAAACGACGAGCAGATTTTTTTGGTGACGCAAAAACACGCTTCCCAAAACGACCCAGCTCCCAAAGATATATATAGAATAGGCACAATTTGCCGCATAAAACAAGTATTAAAAATGCCGGGCGACACTTTAAGGGTGTTGGCCGAGGGCGTAGAGCGAGCCGAGATTGAAAGCTACCAGAGCATAAAGCCGTATTTTGAGGTGGCCCTCAAAGAGATGCCCGAAGACGCCTCGGACCCTCTGTTAGTGGAGGCGATGAAAAGAATTGTCAAAGAAAATTTTGAAGAGTATTGCCGTTACGACACCAAGATTGTTACCGATAACTTCGCAAGCATCAACATAGAAACCGAGCCCGAAAAATTTGTTTACGCGATAGGGCAATACATCTATCCCAAAGAATCCGACCGCCAAAAACTGCTGGCGATTAATAACTTGGACAAAAAGCTTCAAATGATCAGCGAGTCCTTGGTCCAAGAAATAGAAATCCTAAAGATTAAGAAAAAGATTGACAATCGCGTCCGCAAACAGATGGACAAAAACCAAAGGGAATATTATCTCAGGGAACAGGCTAGGGCGATTCACGAGGAGCTTGGGGACGGCGACGAAGACCTTATGGATTATGTAAAAAAGGCAAAAGAATTAAAGTTGCCCCAAGAAGCCCAAGAAAAAATAGAAAAAGAAGTAAAACGCCTTCAAAAGATGAGCCCCACATCGCCCGAGGCGGGCGTTTCGCGCTCGTATATAGAATGGATTTTGGATTTGCCTTGGACCAAAACCACCCAAGACAATCTTGACCTAAAACGCGCCCGAGAAATTTTGGACGAAGACCATTTCGGCCTCCAAAAAGTCAAGGACCGAATTTTAGAATACCTTGCTGTATTGCATTTGACCAAGACTTTGAAAGGGCCTATCTTGTGCTTTGTAGGACCGCCGGGCGTGGGAAAAACCTCAATAGTCAAGTCAATTGCCCGAGCGATAGGCAGAAACTTTGTGTCCATGTCTTTGGGCGGCGTAAAAGACGAAGCCGAAATTCGCGGACACCGCCGCACTTATATAGGCGCGATACCGGGAAGAATAATATATCATATCAAGCAAGCGGGCACTATTAACCCTGTGTTCTTGTTTGACGAAATAGACAAGATGTCAAGCGATTTCAGAGGCGATCCCGCCTCGGCAATGCTTGAAGTGTTAGACCCCGAACAAAACTTTCAATTTAGGGACCATTATCTAGAAATACCCTATGACTTATCCAAAGTCATGTTTATAACCACAGCTAACACCACGGAAGGCATACATCCGGCTTTGATTGACCGTATGGAAATTATCCATTTAAGCGGCTATACCGAAGAAGAAAAATTTGAAATAGCCCAAAAATTCTTATTGCCCAAACAAATAAAAAACCATGGGCTTGGAAATATCAAAATAGAAATAGAGCCCGACGCCATTTATCAAATTATCAATAACTATACAAGCGAATCGGGCGTTAGAGGTTTGGAGAGGAACATAGCGGAAATTTGCCGCAAAATCGCGCTTGAGATAGTGGAGCAAAACAAAAAACAAGACCAATTTAAAATTACCGCCCAAAATCTTTTTGATTATTTGGGCGTGCCCAAATACCGCGATAACGAAATCTTAAAAGAGGATGAGATAGGCGCTTCAACCGGGCTTGCTTGGACCGCGGTAGGCGGCAAAACTCTTACGGTGGAAGTTACACTAATAGAGGGCGGCAAAGGCGATATTATCTTGACGGGCAATTTGGGCGATGTCATGAAAGAATCTTGCCAGACGGCCATAAGCTTGATAAAGGCAAGGGCAAAAGAATGGAACATTGATGTTTCTGCATTCAAAAAGACCGATATCCATGTCCATGTGCCCGAAGGCGCGACCCCAAAAGACGGGCCTAGCGCCGGCATTACGATAGCCACGGCCATTCTATCGGCGTTTACCAAACGCGCCGTGTCCAAAGATATAGCCATGACAGGCGAGTTAACGCTTAGAGGCAAAGTTTTGCCGATAGGCGGACTGAAAGAAAAAATGCTGGCGGCCAAGCGCATGGGGATCAAAAAAGTCATAATACCCAAAGACAATGAAAAAGATTTGGCGGATATTCCGCAAAGCATAAAAGAACAAATAGAAATTATTATGGTTGACGATGTCTCCAGCGTTTTCCAAAACGCTATAGTATAA
- a CDS encoding YihA family ribosome biogenesis GTP-binding protein has product MTHNPDKKTTITKAEFVKSVISIKDLPQDNIPHICVLGKSNVGKSSFINKLCKNNKLARVSKEAGRTKTLNFFLINDGAFYLVDFPGYGYHASGKSFDVIWASLIEKYFSVCRNIVQVLALVDIRREPAQNDLEMIQYLYVNQIPFMVLASKADKIAKTKIPAHLNMLASYLKIGKDNIIPFSSSNNLNINKITHYIFQKAYQDI; this is encoded by the coding sequence ATGACTCATAATCCCGACAAAAAAACAACCATAACAAAAGCAGAGTTTGTAAAGTCTGTTATTAGCATAAAAGACCTGCCGCAAGACAATATCCCGCATATCTGCGTGCTGGGGAAGTCCAATGTAGGCAAGTCTTCTTTTATTAATAAGCTGTGTAAAAACAACAAGCTTGCGCGGGTATCCAAGGAAGCGGGTCGGACCAAAACGCTCAATTTCTTTTTGATAAACGACGGGGCGTTTTATTTGGTGGATTTCCCCGGCTATGGGTATCACGCAAGCGGAAAAAGCTTTGATGTTATTTGGGCAAGCTTAATTGAAAAATATTTTAGCGTATGCCGAAATATCGTTCAAGTTTTGGCTCTTGTGGATATCAGGCGCGAGCCCGCGCAAAACGATTTGGAAATGATTCAATATCTTTATGTCAACCAAATACCGTTTATGGTTTTAGCTTCCAAAGCGGATAAAATTGCCAAAACCAAAATACCCGCTCATCTTAATATGCTGGCGTCTTATTTAAAAATAGGCAAAGACAATATTATACCGTTTTCTTCTTCTAACAATCTCAATATAAACAAAATTACCCATTACATATTTCAAAAGGCATATCAAGACATATAA
- a CDS encoding 4-hydroxy-tetrahydrodipicolinate reductase — translation MINLMICGIGGKMGRTLLSAAKDDKDINKIVGLDKFKDIVGAGVQVFDNYNDLPNDINCVIDFSRPDALFGLLGYARSNNIPLVLATTGYSDEQLKLISQASKEIPIFCSGNMSLGVSVMCELVKIAAGKLAEGFDIEIVETHHNQKVDSPSGTAIMLAQSVNQGLSCPRHLTFGRHSTNSKREQNEIGMHSLRGGTVVGEHTVSFFGRDETISITHTAQSKTIFALGALKAAKFLMSKPNGLYGMKELLSI, via the coding sequence ATGATTAATCTAATGATATGCGGAATTGGCGGCAAAATGGGCAGAACTTTGTTAAGCGCCGCCAAGGACGACAAGGATATTAATAAAATCGTTGGTTTGGATAAATTCAAAGACATCGTAGGCGCGGGTGTCCAAGTTTTTGATAATTATAATGATTTGCCCAATGATATTAACTGCGTCATTGATTTTTCGCGACCCGACGCGCTTTTTGGGCTTTTAGGCTACGCTAGGTCAAATAACATTCCTTTGGTGCTGGCAACCACAGGATACTCTGACGAGCAACTGAAATTAATATCGCAAGCGTCCAAAGAAATACCCATTTTTTGTTCGGGCAATATGTCTTTGGGCGTAAGCGTAATGTGCGAATTGGTAAAAATAGCCGCGGGTAAATTGGCTGAGGGGTTTGATATAGAGATAGTGGAAACCCATCACAACCAAAAAGTTGACTCGCCTTCGGGCACGGCGATTATGCTTGCCCAAAGCGTAAACCAAGGCCTGTCTTGCCCGCGCCATCTCACATTTGGGCGGCATAGCACCAATTCAAAAAGAGAACAAAATGAAATAGGCATGCATTCTTTAAGGGGCGGCACGGTAGTGGGCGAACACACGGTAAGTTTTTTTGGGAGGGACGAGACTATTTCTATTACCCATACGGCGCAAAGCAAGACTATTTTCGCGCTAGGGGCCCTAAAAGCCGCTAAGTTTTTGATGAGTAAACCAAACGGCTTATATGGCATGAAAGAACTATTGTCAATATAA
- a CDS encoding 4-hydroxy-tetrahydrodipicolinate synthase, whose translation MIFKGSGTAIITPFDSEGVNFQTFRQLIDYQLDNGANALIVLGTTGEPCTMTENERTQVIEFAVDYVNGKIPVIVGVGTNNTATSIKYAKTAASIGADGLLVVTPYYNKCTQKGLVRHYYAIADSADLPVIVYNVPSRTGLNVLPQTYLELSKHPNITAIKEACGNIEQISKTAALVNDKMAIYSGDDACILPILALGGMGVISVVSNAVPEIVSNLCASFFEGDLKTARELQFKLLPLINVLFSEVSPIPVKAAMNLLGFDCGAPRLPLTESENKEQILKELKRLIPNL comes from the coding sequence ATGATTTTTAAAGGGTCTGGAACTGCCATTATTACGCCTTTTGATTCCGAAGGCGTTAATTTTCAAACTTTTAGGCAATTGATTGATTATCAGCTTGACAACGGCGCCAACGCCTTGATTGTGTTAGGCACTACGGGCGAACCGTGCACAATGACGGAAAACGAAAGAACGCAAGTTATAGAGTTTGCGGTAGATTATGTTAACGGCAAAATCCCCGTAATAGTTGGCGTAGGCACCAATAATACAGCCACAAGCATAAAATACGCAAAGACGGCCGCTTCCATAGGCGCTGACGGGCTTTTGGTGGTAACGCCGTATTACAACAAATGCACCCAAAAAGGCCTTGTTCGGCATTATTACGCTATTGCCGACAGCGCCGACCTGCCCGTAATAGTTTATAATGTCCCGTCGCGGACGGGCTTGAACGTTTTGCCCCAAACATATTTGGAATTGTCCAAACACCCCAACATAACGGCCATAAAAGAAGCTTGCGGCAATATAGAACAAATATCCAAAACCGCCGCTTTAGTAAACGACAAGATGGCCATATACAGCGGCGACGACGCGTGCATCTTGCCTATATTGGCCTTAGGGGGCATGGGCGTTATCAGCGTGGTTTCTAACGCCGTGCCTGAGATAGTGTCAAATTTGTGCGCAAGCTTTTTTGAGGGCGATTTGAAAACGGCGCGGGAATTGCAGTTTAAGCTTTTGCCTTTGATTAATGTTTTGTTTAGCGAAGTTAGCCCAATTCCCGTAAAAGCGGCGATGAATCTTTTGGGCTTTGATTGCGGCGCGCCCAGATTGCCTTTGACAGAGTCCGAAAATAAAGAACAAATATTAAAAGAGTTGAAGCGGTTAATACCTAATTTATAA
- a CDS encoding aspartate-semialdehyde dehydrogenase yields the protein MLYDIAVVGATGLVGNKMLQVLEERNFPINNLYLYASKKSAGKKIKFGGKDYTVIELCKQNIIDKKIDIAIFSAGGAVSKEFAPIFAQNHTIVIDNSSCWRMDENVPLVVPEVNGEAIKNHKNIIANPNCSTIQSVVPLKPLHDLYKIKRIVFSTYQAVSGAGRAGCLDLENGLKGLPPQKFSRPIFSNCIPHIDVFMEDGYTKEEQKMILETQKILNDQSLKITATTVRVPVMNGHSVSANIEFEKDFDLDELKEALRNFENIVVMDDPAHGVYPTPIDADGKDQVFVGRIRRDYSVKSGANLWIVADNIRKGAATNAVQIAEYIVKNNIKAV from the coding sequence ATGTTATACGACATCGCGGTAGTAGGGGCGACCGGCTTGGTTGGAAACAAGATGCTGCAAGTTTTGGAAGAGAGGAATTTTCCTATCAATAATCTTTATCTTTACGCGTCAAAAAAGAGCGCGGGCAAAAAAATTAAATTTGGCGGTAAAGATTATACGGTAATAGAGCTTTGCAAGCAAAATATAATAGATAAAAAAATAGATATAGCGATTTTTTCGGCGGGAGGCGCGGTATCTAAAGAATTTGCGCCCATTTTCGCCCAAAACCATACTATTGTCATTGATAATTCAAGCTGCTGGAGAATGGACGAAAATGTGCCTTTGGTCGTGCCCGAGGTAAACGGCGAAGCTATCAAAAACCATAAAAACATTATTGCCAATCCTAATTGCTCCACTATCCAAAGCGTTGTTCCGCTAAAGCCTTTGCACGATTTGTATAAGATAAAAAGAATAGTTTTTTCCACCTATCAGGCTGTAAGCGGCGCGGGAAGGGCGGGCTGTTTGGATCTGGAAAACGGACTAAAAGGGCTGCCGCCGCAAAAATTTTCGCGCCCTATCTTTTCCAATTGTATCCCCCATATTGATGTGTTTATGGAAGACGGATACACCAAAGAAGAACAAAAGATGATATTAGAAACCCAAAAAATACTTAACGACCAAAGCCTGAAAATTACCGCGACTACCGTAAGAGTTCCTGTTATGAACGGCCATAGCGTTTCGGCTAATATTGAGTTTGAAAAAGATTTTGATTTGGACGAACTAAAAGAAGCGTTAAGGAACTTTGAAAACATTGTGGTTATGGACGACCCCGCCCATGGCGTATACCCTACCCCAATTGACGCCGATGGAAAAGACCAAGTTTTTGTGGGAAGGATCAGAAGAGATTACAGCGTCAAAAGCGGCGCTAACCTTTGGATAGTAGCCGATAATATCAGAAAAGGCGCCGCCACTAACGCTGTCCAAATCGCGGAATACATCGTCAAGAACAATATAAAGGCCGTGTAA
- a CDS encoding amidohydrolase, with product MEMLDYLIFARRSLHKIPELFHQEFLTQKFITEQLDSFKIKYKTIKTAVIADIDGIDKKTRLAFRADMDALPIAEQNQADYKSIHDGMMHACGHDGHMAMLLGLARYLAYNKPAVNVRLIFQPAEECQGGAEMLIEKGALKDVDAIFGLHLSPEYPIGTIATDAGAIFAGACDFYIIFEGKSGHCADYQKYIDAIRAGNEFYNQAHNLYKSKHQANSLFHIGKITGGSASNIVADYARYDCTYRFFDEAQQEDFMMRLEDILIEIQKQTGASHRVVVENYYPPLVNSTHIVQMLKRKFEIVQARPKYTAEDFAYYLKKVSGAFAWLGVGDERHTAPLHSPEFDFDEKALLTGLNYYIKIAQNYLLEE from the coding sequence ATGGAAATGTTGGATTATTTGATTTTCGCAAGGCGTTCTTTGCACAAAATCCCTGAGCTATTTCATCAAGAATTTTTGACCCAAAAGTTTATAACCGAACAACTAGACAGCTTTAAAATCAAATACAAAACTATCAAAACGGCGGTAATCGCTGATATTGACGGTATTGACAAGAAAACAAGGCTGGCTTTTAGGGCCGATATGGACGCGCTACCGATTGCCGAGCAAAACCAAGCAGACTACAAATCAATCCATGACGGCATGATGCACGCATGCGGACATGACGGCCATATGGCTATGCTTTTGGGCCTTGCCAGATATCTTGCTTACAACAAACCGGCGGTTAATGTAAGATTGATATTTCAACCCGCTGAAGAATGCCAAGGCGGCGCCGAGATGCTAATTGAAAAGGGCGCGTTAAAGGACGTAGACGCTATATTTGGCCTGCATCTTTCGCCCGAATATCCTATAGGGACTATTGCGACCGACGCGGGCGCGATCTTTGCGGGCGCTTGCGATTTTTATATAATTTTTGAGGGCAAGAGCGGACATTGCGCCGATTATCAAAAATATATTGACGCTATTAGGGCGGGCAACGAGTTTTATAACCAAGCGCACAATTTATATAAATCAAAGCATCAAGCCAATTCATTATTCCATATTGGCAAAATAACAGGCGGCAGCGCTTCAAATATAGTGGCTGACTATGCCCGCTATGATTGCACTTATAGGTTTTTTGACGAGGCGCAGCAAGAAGATTTTATGATGCGCTTGGAAGATATTTTGATAGAAATCCAAAAACAAACGGGCGCTTCACACAGGGTGGTAGTGGAAAATTATTATCCGCCGCTTGTCAATTCAACCCATATAGTCCAAATGCTAAAGAGAAAATTTGAAATAGTTCAAGCCCGGCCCAAATACACGGCGGAAGACTTTGCTTATTATCTCAAAAAAGTAAGCGGCGCGTTCGCTTGGCTAGGCGTCGGAGACGAACGCCATACCGCGCCGCTGCATAGTCCTGAGTTTGATTTTGACGAAAAGGCGCTATTGACGGGATTAAATTATTATATTAAGATCGCTCAAAATTATTTGCTTGAGGAATAA
- the hflX gene encoding GTPase HflX, which produces MARGNTRGIKRHILNMLENIYDIKSYDFVNQEILDIAAKVTSEYNREVLVAISRQGNVLSVSVGTFDTGAISVNNQRKGLNGIRLIHTHPNGDSRLSQADLSALKRQRFDCVAALGISPQGEITDYHIGYLTANGVRVFKTQNINDAQYLDYIKQFDKELKAQKDYYFVENKPQKERVILACIAASDQEAEINLRELKSLALSAGAEVAAVFSQKKDKPDPKFMLGKGKIQEIKIAIQNYNADTLIIDNELSAIMIKNLEKELNVKVIDRFNLILDIFAARAQSAEGKLQVELAQLKYSLPKLLNTGIKMDRLRQGIGMRGPGEKKLETDRRRIKARIKDLEARLQKLKKERDLRRAKRAKSAIPTVALVGYTNAGKSTIMNLLSGANVLAEDKLFATLDPVTRKVYTPNGYYTLTDTVGFIRNLPHEFIDAFKSTLEEAVQADLILHVMDYSDPNLFSQYEAVIDVLAKIGAAYKPVINIYNKIDIAEDRLDIPATSNSVFISALTGQGVANLKALISNKLFGKN; this is translated from the coding sequence ATGGCGCGCGGAAATACCCGAGGTATCAAACGGCATATTTTAAATATGCTTGAAAACATATACGATATAAAATCTTATGATTTTGTAAATCAAGAAATTTTGGATATTGCGGCAAAAGTTACTAGCGAGTATAACAGGGAGGTTTTGGTCGCCATCTCAAGACAAGGCAATGTCTTAAGCGTGTCCGTAGGGACTTTTGATACGGGCGCAATCTCAGTCAACAACCAAAGAAAAGGCCTTAACGGAATCAGACTAATCCATACGCATCCAAACGGCGACAGCAGACTGTCCCAAGCGGACTTGTCGGCGCTAAAGCGCCAAAGATTTGATTGTGTCGCAGCCTTAGGAATAAGCCCCCAAGGCGAAATAACCGATTATCATATAGGCTATTTGACGGCCAATGGCGTTAGAGTTTTTAAAACCCAAAACATCAATGACGCCCAATACCTTGATTATATTAAGCAATTTGACAAAGAGTTAAAAGCACAAAAAGACTATTATTTTGTTGAAAACAAACCCCAAAAAGAAAGAGTGATTTTGGCTTGCATTGCCGCGTCCGACCAGGAAGCCGAAATTAATTTGCGGGAACTCAAGTCCTTGGCGCTTTCGGCCGGCGCCGAGGTTGCGGCGGTGTTTAGCCAAAAAAAAGACAAGCCCGACCCAAAGTTTATGCTAGGCAAGGGCAAAATTCAAGAAATTAAAATAGCGATACAAAATTATAACGCCGACACATTAATTATAGACAACGAGTTGTCCGCGATTATGATAAAAAATCTTGAAAAGGAATTAAATGTAAAAGTAATTGACCGCTTTAACTTGATTTTGGATATTTTTGCGGCAAGGGCTCAAAGCGCGGAAGGCAAGCTTCAGGTAGAATTGGCTCAATTAAAATACAGCCTGCCCAAACTCTTAAACACAGGCATAAAAATGGATAGACTAAGGCAGGGCATAGGAATGAGAGGCCCGGGCGAAAAAAAGCTGGAAACGGATAGAAGACGCATAAAAGCCCGCATCAAAGACCTTGAGGCAAGGCTTCAAAAGTTAAAAAAAGAACGCGACCTAAGGCGCGCCAAAAGGGCCAAAAGCGCTATCCCTACTGTGGCGCTTGTAGGATACACCAATGCCGGCAAAAGCACGATTATGAATTTATTGTCAGGCGCTAATGTCTTAGCGGAAGACAAGCTTTTTGCCACGCTTGACCCCGTAACGCGCAAGGTTTACACCCCTAACGGCTATTATACGCTTACCGATACGGTAGGGTTTATCCGTAACTTGCCGCACGAGTTTATTGACGCGTTCAAATCCACTTTGGAAGAAGCCGTTCAAGCCGATTTGATTTTGCATGTAATGGATTATTCCGACCCCAATTTATTTTCGCAATATGAAGCCGTGATAGATGTGTTGGCAAAAATAGGAGCCGCTTATAAGCCCGTTATAAATATTTATAACAAAATTGATATAGCTGAAGACAGGCTAGACATCCCGGCAACCAGCAACTCGGTATTTATATCGGCGTTGACAGGACAAGGCGTAGCTAACCTCAAGGCGCTAATATCAAATAAACTATTTGGAAAAAACTAA